The Lentimicrobium sp. L6 nucleotide sequence TCTGGTTGTCGAAAACAATAACTTCATCACCTTCTTGGCAGTCTAAATCAGATACATCGAGCATGCACATATCCATGCAAACATTTCCAATAATAGGGCAGGGTTTTTCATTGACCATCATGGCAAATTTACCATTACCTAGAAAACGATGAACACCATCTGCATACCCAATGGCCACTGTAGCAACTTGCATTTCTCGTTCAGCTATAAATGCTCTTTCGTAGCCAACACTCTCGCCTCTTTGGATAGTTTTTATTTGAGTGATACAGGTTTTTAGTCTATTAATATTCTTTAGATTTTTTTCCTCCTCAGGAAAAGGAGATAAACCATACAATCCCAGTCCTAATCTCACCATATCCATTTGGTATTCAGCGAACTTTGTGATTCCAGCCGAGTTAAGAATATGTCTTAATAATTCTTGTTCACAACTTTGTTGTATCTGAGCGGCTAAATAATTAAATTTTTCAAATTGCTGTCTACTAAACTCTTCTAACTCAGAATTGTCACTACCTGCCAAGTGACTAAAAACAGATTGAGGTAGCAAAAGATTATTCATTTGAATGCGCTTGATTAGTGCTCCCAAATCTTTTTCTTCAAAGCCGAGGCGATTCATTCCTGTATCCAATTTAATATGGATTTTAACAGGTTTGTCTTTCGGATGAATTGCCTTCTGTATACAACTCTCCAATGCATTTAAAATATTGAAACTGTAGATTTCTGGCTCTAGATCGTGTTTTAAAATACTATCCATGCTTTCTTCATCAGGGCTCATCACCATAATGGGCAAGCTGATGCCAGCTTTTCTCAATTCTACTCCCTCATCAGCGTATGCCACTGCCAAATAATCAGCTCTATGGTACTGCATTAGGTTGGCAATTTCATAGCTACCACTGCCATAGGAAAAGGCTTTCACCATCAACATGACTTTGGTGTCTTTTTCTAATTTCGATCTAAAATAGTTAAAATTAGAAATCATATGGTCCATATTGATTTCCAATACTGTTTGGTGGGTTTGCTGCTGCAGGGCTTTGCTGATCTGTTCGAATTCAAAATAGCGTGCACCCTTTAAAAGAATGCTCTCATTCTTAAATGAGGAAAAGCTAAACTGATTCAGAAATTCCTTAGTATTTTGAAAGAAATGTTTTTCAATTTTAAATTTATCAGCGTATTTTCTGATGGCTGATCCTATTCCAATAAATCGGGTAATATTTTTTTTTTCGATCAGTTGTCCGATTTCACTGTATAAATCCAATTCATTCTTTCCGCTTTGTAAGATATCAGATAAAATGAGGGTGTTTTGTTGATGTTGATTCTGTTGTTCTAGAAAATCGAGTGCAATTTTTAAAGAATTGATATCAGAATTATAGCTATCGTTAATAATACTACAATTATTAATTCCTTCATTTAACTCTAGCCTCATAGCAATAGGAGCCAGACCTAACATCTTCTCTGAAATCACATCAGCTTCATATCCCAATAAAAGTAGAAGACACCAAACCTGAATAGCATTTTCTATTGAGGCATCATCAATAAATAATATTTCTATGGAGATTTCTTTCTCCTTATAAATAGCTTTAATGGTAGAATGCTGCTGTGATTTCTCTACCTTTGTGATGCGAACATCAGCATAGCTTTCCATGCTCCAGGTAAATGATTTTATTTGCTCTAATAATTCAGAACGAATAAGAACCTCTTGAATCCTCTTTTGATCTGGAGAATATATGAGAGTATCTACTTTGGTGAAAAGTTTTAGTTTTTCACCAGCTTTATGAGTATTGTTGATAAAGTTTTCACCATGTGCCTCACCAATATTAGTAAAGATACCGATAGTGGGTTGTATTATTTTTTGGAGATTATTCATTTCTTCAGGTTCCGAAATACCTGCTTCAATAATAGCCATTTCATGATGTGGTTTCATTTGCCAAACACTCAACGGGACCCCAATTTGACTATTATAGCTTTTGGGACTACGATGGATGCTCTTGTCACCCTGTAGAACTTGGTAAATCCACTCCTTCACTATGGTTTTACCATTACTGCCAGTAATGGCTAATACTGGGTAATCCATTTGCAAACGATGATAAGCACTTAAGGCTTGAAGTGCTTTTAGCGTATCCTTAACCAGAATATAATTGGCATTAACCAAGTATTCAAATTGGTCTGGAATTTCACTAACTACAAAACTTCTTAAACCACGTTTATATAGGTTTTTAATATATTTATGTCCGTCGTTTCTCTTACTTTTAAGAGCAAAGAAAATACTACTATTGGCATTGATGAGTTTTCTACTGTCGATTAATAATTCATAAATAATTGTATCATCATCACAACTGCTGTGTAATTCTCCTTTAACTATTTGGTTTATTAAGGAGATGGAATAGTTCAATTCCTTCATTTATATGCTTAAGCCTCCTATGCTTTCGTCTGGTTGACTAGGTAATGCAGAAATATCTTCATCTTTACTATGCTTATCTACTGATTTTTGAGTTTTTAGCGGGTTTTTACCATAATAATCATTTGTCTTTCTGTTTTGAATTATATCTGAGGCTAAATAAATAGCTTCTCTTAAACTACTTTCAGATGCTTTATTTTGATTTACCAAATCTAAAGCAGTACCATGGGCAGGTGAGGTACGGACAATAGGAAGCCCTGCAGTGAAATTCACTCCATCTTTAAATGAAAGTGTTTTGAAAGGTATGAGTCCCTGATCGTGATACATGGCTAATACAGCATCAAATTTTTGATAATTATTGGAAGCGAAAAATCCGTCTGCGGCATAAGGCCCATAAACTAACATTCCTTCTTTTTGTGCTTTTTCAATAGCTGGAATAATAATCTCTTGTTCTTCTTTACCAATTAAACCACCATCAGAAGCGTGTGGGTTTAATCCCAGTACTGCAATTTTAGGCCCTCTAACACCAAAATCATAAATCATAGACTTATGCATGACTCTAAGTTTTGAAAGAATCAATTCAATGGTGATGGATTGTGCCACTTCTTTTATTGGAATATGACCTGTAACGACACCAATTCTAAGCGAATTAGAAACCAATAGCATAATATAATCTTTAGTCTCAAATTTATCAGCTAAATAATCGGTATGGCCAGCATAATTAAACTGCTCTGATTGTATATTGTTTTTATCGATTGGGGCAGTTACCAAGGCTTGAATATAGCCTTTCTGCAAATCTCCAACAGCTCTTTCTAAAGCCAAATAGGCTAATTCACCAGCTTCTTTTGTACTTTTCCCGGGTTCAATATTTATTTCTTTATCACTAATGTTTATCAGATTATACTTTTTGATATTGGTACGATCTGTCCTTTTAATGATATTGAAATTAGTTTTTGGTAAGTCCATGGAGTTCTGATAAAAATTGGCCACTTTTAATGAACCATAAAGGATACAGTTATAAAGCTCATTCATTCGCTTGTCTTCCAGAGCTTTAAGAATGATTTCATAATTGATTCCATTGATGTCTCCATGACTGATTCCTATACTAGGGCGAGGATCCTTCGCTTGTCTTTTCTCCATGCTTTTTGTTTTGTGCAAATATACAAGATTGTTGGAATTTCACTTGTTTTTAGCCTCCTCATTTCAGTGTATTTTGCAATTGATTTCATTCTTTTAACATTTGTATATTTACACAAAATATTTTCATATGATTTTAAAAGGACAAATTGTTGACATAATAAGCCGAAAGATTTTTAAAGGCGAATTACATATCATTGATAATAAGATTTCTAAGATTATTCCCAACGATTCTATCACCGAGACTAATTATATCTTACCAGGATTGGTGGATGCTCACATTCATGTAGAAAGTAGTATGTTGATACCATCTGAGTTTGCTCGCTTGGCAACAGCA carries:
- a CDS encoding bifunctional UDP-N-acetylmuramoyl-tripeptide:D-alanyl-D-alanine ligase/alanine racemase, which codes for MKELNYSISLINQIVKGELHSSCDDDTIIYELLIDSRKLINANSSIFFALKSKRNDGHKYIKNLYKRGLRSFVVSEIPDQFEYLVNANYILVKDTLKALQALSAYHRLQMDYPVLAITGSNGKTIVKEWIYQVLQGDKSIHRSPKSYNSQIGVPLSVWQMKPHHEMAIIEAGISEPEEMNNLQKIIQPTIGIFTNIGEAHGENFINNTHKAGEKLKLFTKVDTLIYSPDQKRIQEVLIRSELLEQIKSFTWSMESYADVRITKVEKSQQHSTIKAIYKEKEISIEILFIDDASIENAIQVWCLLLLLGYEADVISEKMLGLAPIAMRLELNEGINNCSIINDSYNSDINSLKIALDFLEQQNQHQQNTLILSDILQSGKNELDLYSEIGQLIEKKNITRFIGIGSAIRKYADKFKIEKHFFQNTKEFLNQFSFSSFKNESILLKGARYFEFEQISKALQQQTHQTVLEINMDHMISNFNYFRSKLEKDTKVMLMVKAFSYGSGSYEIANLMQYHRADYLAVAYADEGVELRKAGISLPIMVMSPDEESMDSILKHDLEPEIYSFNILNALESCIQKAIHPKDKPVKIHIKLDTGMNRLGFEEKDLGALIKRIQMNNLLLPQSVFSHLAGSDNSELEEFSRQQFEKFNYLAAQIQQSCEQELLRHILNSAGITKFAEYQMDMVRLGLGLYGLSPFPEEEKNLKNINRLKTCITQIKTIQRGESVGYERAFIAEREMQVATVAIGYADGVHRFLGNGKFAMMVNEKPCPIIGNVCMDMCMLDVSDLDCQEGDEVIVFDNQKKIREMANIGQTIPYEILTGISQRVKRVYYKE
- the pdxA gene encoding 4-hydroxythreonine-4-phosphate dehydrogenase PdxA, translated to MEKRQAKDPRPSIGISHGDINGINYEIILKALEDKRMNELYNCILYGSLKVANFYQNSMDLPKTNFNIIKRTDRTNIKKYNLINISDKEINIEPGKSTKEAGELAYLALERAVGDLQKGYIQALVTAPIDKNNIQSEQFNYAGHTDYLADKFETKDYIMLLVSNSLRIGVVTGHIPIKEVAQSITIELILSKLRVMHKSMIYDFGVRGPKIAVLGLNPHASDGGLIGKEEQEIIIPAIEKAQKEGMLVYGPYAADGFFASNNYQKFDAVLAMYHDQGLIPFKTLSFKDGVNFTAGLPIVRTSPAHGTALDLVNQNKASESSLREAIYLASDIIQNRKTNDYYGKNPLKTQKSVDKHSKDEDISALPSQPDESIGGLSI